A region of Vitis riparia cultivar Riparia Gloire de Montpellier isolate 1030 chromosome 12, EGFV_Vit.rip_1.0, whole genome shotgun sequence DNA encodes the following proteins:
- the LOC117926363 gene encoding disease resistance protein RPV1-like, producing the protein MSSTSYFTASSSSTPSSPQRIHDVFLSFRGEDTGFTFTDHLYKALVGRGIRTFRDDKLRRGEAIAPELLKAIEESRSSVIVFSENYAHSRWYLDELVKIMECQKDLGHAIFPIFYHVDPSHVRKQTGSFGEAFAGYEENWKDKVGRWRTALTEAANLSGWHLLDGGLML; encoded by the exons ATGTCTTCCACGAGCTACTTTACagcctcttcttcttctacccCTTCCAGCCCTCAAAGGATTCATGAtgttttcttgagttttagaggCGAAGACACCGGCTTTACGTTCACTGACCACCTCTACAAAGCATTGGTTGGGAGAGGCATTCGCACCTTCAGAGACGATAAACTCAGGAGAGGAGAAGCAATTGCTCCAGAACTCTTGAAAGCCATTGAAGAATCAAGGTCTTCCGTAATTGTTTTCTCTGAAAACTATGCTCATTCGAGATGGTATTTGGATGAGTTGGTAAAGATCATGGAGTGCCAGAAAGATCTGGGACATGCTATTTTCCCAATTTTCTATCACGTGGATCCATCCCATGTAAGAAAGCAAACAGGAAGTTTTGGAGAAGCCTTTGCCGGTTATGAAGAAAACTGGAAGGACAAGGTAGGAAGGTGGAGGACGGCCTTGACGGAAGCAGCCAATCTTTCTGGATGGCATCTACTAGATGG AGGTTTGATGTTGTAA